A stretch of DNA from Longimicrobium terrae:
TCGTGGGCGCGGCGGTGTTCGCGCGCGTGCTGCCGGACCTTCGCCGCCAGCTTCGTCCCATCTACGTGGAGCGCGGATACCTTCCCGAAGCAGTGGCCGGCGTGGCGAACACCACGATCCTGCGCGACGAGATGGATCGCTGAACTGCCGTTTCACACGGAGGGCACGGAGGATACACGGAGGGCACGGAGAAAGGGCGTTTTCTCACGCAGAGCAGCAGAGAAGCAGAGAACAACAAAGTGATTACCTGATTTTCTTCTTTTCCTCTGCTGCTCTGCTCCTCCGCGTGATTCAATCCGTTGCTGTTCCTCCGTGACCTCCGTGCCTCCTCCGTGACCTCCGTGTGAAACGGCAGTTGACGGCGCTGGCGGAAAACGAAAGCGCGCTCCCCGGGTGGGAAGCGCGCTTTCGTCCATCCAGGGCAGAAAAGGATCAGGCGGCGCGCAGCCACCGGCCCAGTTCGGCGAGCGTGGGCTTCTTGCCCGTGCTCAGAATGCCCACGCGGTAGATCTTGCCCGCCAGCCACACCACGGCCGTCATCCCCATCACCAGCAGCACCACGGAAAGCGCGATCTCCCACAGCGGCACGTCGGTCGCCACGGCGCGCATCGGCATGACCACGGGTGACGTGAAGGGGATCATCGACAGCACCCGCGCAGTGTTCCCCATGGGGTCCGTCAGGATCGGCATGATGAACGCGACCGGAATCAGCAGCGGCAGCATCATGGGAAAGGCAAGCTGCTGCGCCTCCTGCTCGCTGGTCACCGTGGATCCCGCCGCGGCGTACATGGCCGCGTACAGGATGAAGCCGAGCACGAAGAAGATCAGCAGGGCCGCCCATGTTCCGCCGCCCATGTTGAGCGCGCTGAACGCCCCCGCGCTCATTCCGAACCTGCGGGAAAGCACGCCCTGCTGCGACGCCACCAGCGCCGCGAAGCTCACCCAGATGCTGATCTGCAGCAGCGCCACCGAAGCCAAACCCAGGATCTTTCCCGCCATCAGGTGCATGGGCCGCACCGAGCTGACGATCACCTCCACGATGCGGTTGTTCTTTTCCTCCAGCACGCTGCGCATGGCGTTCTGCCCGTACAGCGTAATCAGCTGCATGAACAGAAAGAAGATCACGTAGGCGGTGATCAGGGTGGACATCAGCCCGCCCGTTTCCTCCCCGTCGCCGCTGACGCGCGCTGCGTCGATGTCTACGCCCTGCACCAGCCGGGCGACCTGCTCGGCCGTCATTCCGCTCCCCTTCAGGCGCTCCTGCTGCACCACGCCGCTGATCGCCCTGTCCAGATCCTGCACCACCTGCACCTTGGTGACGTCGCGCGCGCGGTACATCACCTTGCTGCTCTGCAGCACGTCGGCGCCAATGACCACGTAGCCGTCGATT
This window harbors:
- a CDS encoding ABC transporter permease, coding for MHNVLLIIRREFLERVRTKAFVIGTVLFPVFMIAMMVLPALIKPGGGDRTLVLVDQSPAGIGARVEQLLKAPSAEKNAIRYTIERTTNPLESQRAALNKRVESKEIDGYVVIGADVLQSSKVMYRARDVTKVQVVQDLDRAISGVVQQERLKGSGMTAEQVARLVQGVDIDAARVSGDGEETGGLMSTLITAYVIFFLFMQLITLYGQNAMRSVLEEKNNRIVEVIVSSVRPMHLMAGKILGLASVALLQISIWVSFAALVASQQGVLSRRFGMSAGAFSALNMGGGTWAALLIFFVLGFILYAAMYAAAGSTVTSEQEAQQLAFPMMLPLLIPVAFIMPILTDPMGNTARVLSMIPFTSPVVMPMRAVATDVPLWEIALSVVLLVMGMTAVVWLAGKIYRVGILSTGKKPTLAELGRWLRAA